In Eriocheir sinensis breed Jianghai 21 chromosome 17, ASM2467909v1, whole genome shotgun sequence, one genomic interval encodes:
- the LOC127000078 gene encoding uncharacterized protein LOC127000078 isoform X1, translated as MRYRCRSPAVSCQLLVRSRAVRMFLHRVQRVIHRIRQFSRRSAAMSGSEHRAALPPEVPCYRNSRRSTTRSPRDGVRAVSRASSGSSSESPARRQADQGRRHSGNKSRRRMEHARPRASPTREGLPVPSWQVVLDELARLKGDVAKLTASRAPSPQLQRVNFQASTSGQQPPVSPAAFSGFVDSSSEDGEVKEFSPGSSVLLQAAKAFGSLDSASEDIDPQVAAMVNFCFDKGLQEEDYKAIAEDPVTRRPNNCPALAPVECNPQILGALKTDARKADSRLKEVPAEVESRRSESVDGCSPVAITTMDGHIARDAHRLPSPHYAEESGARTPVIRGGAPDHAPHTTDGVLTFREQLRERGISEAGTDIILASWKPGTEKQYRLHLKRWTQFCDKWNVSPFNPTVSNIINFLSQTFNRNVGYETINTARSALSSLGIVVNGCRAGNHPLVLRFMKEVFNLRPPLPRYTETWDVQPVLRELKSMYPLHTLTLRDLTFKLVMLMALTQAARVQTLHLLVNNGIRIEQDSISVQLRGNVKQCRPTFNVRSVKFQAYSRDTSLCVCVILQHYLARTEELRRELSQDDDGLLLSYVRPHKSVTKDTIARWVKAMLQRSGVDTTKFTAVSVRSAAVSKAKAMSVPIASIMSKAGWTQESTFAKFYDKHIVPEVDPFQEAVLV; from the exons GCTGGTACGTTCTCGTGCTGTTCGGATGTTTCTTCACCGTGTTCAGCGTGTGATTCACCGGATTCGCCAATTCTCCCGCAG GTCGGCAGCCATGTCTGGTTCGGAGCACCGCGCAGCCCTTCCACCTGAGGTTCCCTGCTATAGGAATAGTAGGAGGAGTACCACCAGATCTCCAAGGGATGGAGTGAGGGCAGTTTCCCGTGCTAGTAGTGGTAGCTCCAGTGAATCCCCGGCGAGGCGGCAGGCGGATCAAGGTCGCCGCCACAGTGGAAACAAATCACGTCGGCGCATGGAACATGCTCGGCCCCGGGCATCCCCTACACGGGAAGGTTTGCCTGTACCTTCCTGGCAAGTGGTGTTGGACGAATTGGCACGCTTGAAAGGTGATGTTGCAAAACTGACTGCCAGCAGGGCTCCTTCTCCACAACTTCAACGAGTGAATTTCCAGGCGAGCACTTCAGGACAACAGCCACCAGTTTCGCCCGCTGCTTTTTCGGGCTTTGTGGACTCCAGTAGTGAGGACGGGGAGGTTAAGGAGTTTTCTCCGGGCAGCAGTGTTTTGCTGCAGGCTGCCAAGGCTTTCGGGTCCCTTGACAGTGCCTCAGAGGATATTGACCCGCAGGTGGCTGCTATGGTTAACTTCTGCTTTGATAAAGGTCTGCAGGAGGAGGACTACAAGGCGATTGCGGAGGACCCGGTCACCAGGCGTCCTAACAATTGTCCTGCACTTGCACCAGTGGAATGCAACCCACAGATCTTGGGAGCCTTGAAGACGGACGCAAGGAAAGCCGACTCCCGACTGAAGGAA GTGCCTGCAGAAGTTGAAAGCAGAAGGAGCGAGAGTGTGGATGGTTGTTCCCCTGTGGCTATCACAACCATGGATGGGCACATTGCTCGGGATGCTCATCGATTACCCTCGCCTCATTACGCAGAAGAAAGTGGTGCTCGTACACCCGTCATCAGGGGAGGAGCACCCGATCATGCGCCACACACAACTGATGGCGTGCTTACTTTCAGGGAGCAATTGCGAGAACGAGGAATTTCTGAGGCGGGTACAGACATCATCTTGGCCTCTTGGAAACCAGGTACCGAGAAACAATACCGACTGCACCTTAAGAGATGGACACAATTTTGTGATAAATGGAACGTTAGTCCCTTTAATCCCACTGTCTCAAACATTATAAATTTTTTGTCTCAAACTTTCAACAGGAATGTGGGTTATGAAACCATCAACACGGCAAGAAGTGCTCTCTCGTCATTAGGCATTGTGGTGAATGGCTGCAGAGCAGGTAATCACCCCTTGGTCCTCAGGTTCATGAAAGAAGTATTTAATTTGCGACCACCTTTACCTAGATACACGGAAACATGGGACGTTCAACCAGTTCTGAGGGAATTGAAATCTATGTACCCTTTGCATACACTAACCCTTAGGGATTTGACATTTAAACTTGTTATGTTAATGGCACTGACCCAAGCTGCAAGAGTTCAAACTTTACATCTTTTGGTTAACAATGGCATTCGCATAGAACAAGATTCTATTTCAGTTCAGTTAAGGGGTAACGTTAAGCAGTGCAGGCCCACGTTTAATGTCCGTTCAGTTAAGTTTCAAGCCTATTCCAGGGACACTagtttatgtgtatgtgttaTATTACAGCATTACCTTGCAAGAACGGAGGAGCTCAGACGGGAGCTTTCCCAAGATGATGATGGATTACTCCTCAGCTACGTTAGGCCACACAAGTCTGTCACTAAGGACACCATTGCCCGGTGGGTTAAGGCAATGCTTCAAAGGTCGGGAGTAGACACAACCAAGTTTACAGCGGTTAGTGTTAGGTCAGCGGCAGTATCAAAGGCCAAGGCTATGTCAGTACCTATTGCATCTATTATGTCTAAAGCAGGATGGACACAGGAAAGTACATTTGCAAAATTTTATGACAAGCACATTGTGCCAGAAGTGGACCCGTTTCAGGAGGCCGTGCTTGTGTAG
- the LOC127000078 gene encoding uncharacterized protein LOC127000078 isoform X2: MRYRCRSPAVSCQLLVRSRAVRMFLHRVQRVIHRIRQFSRRSAAMSGSEHRAALPPEVPCYRNSRRSTTRSPRDGVRAVSRASSGSSSESPARRQADQGRRHSGNKSRRRMEHARPRASPTREGLPVPSWQVVLDELARLKGDVAKLTASRAPSPQLQRVNFQASTSGQQPPVSPAAFSGFVDSSSEDGEVKEFSPGSSVLLQAAKAFGSLDSASEDIDPQVAAMVNFCFDKGLQEEDYKAIAEDPVTRRPNNCPALAPVECNPQILGALKTDARKADSRLKEVPAEVESRRSESVDGCSPVAITTMDGHIARDAHRLPSPHYAEESGARTPVIRGGAPDHAPHTTDGVLTFREQLRERGISEAGTDIILASWKPGTEKQYRLHLKRWTQFCDKWNVSPFNPTVSNIINFLSQTFNRNVGYETINTARSALSSLGIVVNGCRAALPCKNGGAQTGAFPR, from the exons GCTGGTACGTTCTCGTGCTGTTCGGATGTTTCTTCACCGTGTTCAGCGTGTGATTCACCGGATTCGCCAATTCTCCCGCAG GTCGGCAGCCATGTCTGGTTCGGAGCACCGCGCAGCCCTTCCACCTGAGGTTCCCTGCTATAGGAATAGTAGGAGGAGTACCACCAGATCTCCAAGGGATGGAGTGAGGGCAGTTTCCCGTGCTAGTAGTGGTAGCTCCAGTGAATCCCCGGCGAGGCGGCAGGCGGATCAAGGTCGCCGCCACAGTGGAAACAAATCACGTCGGCGCATGGAACATGCTCGGCCCCGGGCATCCCCTACACGGGAAGGTTTGCCTGTACCTTCCTGGCAAGTGGTGTTGGACGAATTGGCACGCTTGAAAGGTGATGTTGCAAAACTGACTGCCAGCAGGGCTCCTTCTCCACAACTTCAACGAGTGAATTTCCAGGCGAGCACTTCAGGACAACAGCCACCAGTTTCGCCCGCTGCTTTTTCGGGCTTTGTGGACTCCAGTAGTGAGGACGGGGAGGTTAAGGAGTTTTCTCCGGGCAGCAGTGTTTTGCTGCAGGCTGCCAAGGCTTTCGGGTCCCTTGACAGTGCCTCAGAGGATATTGACCCGCAGGTGGCTGCTATGGTTAACTTCTGCTTTGATAAAGGTCTGCAGGAGGAGGACTACAAGGCGATTGCGGAGGACCCGGTCACCAGGCGTCCTAACAATTGTCCTGCACTTGCACCAGTGGAATGCAACCCACAGATCTTGGGAGCCTTGAAGACGGACGCAAGGAAAGCCGACTCCCGACTGAAGGAA GTGCCTGCAGAAGTTGAAAGCAGAAGGAGCGAGAGTGTGGATGGTTGTTCCCCTGTGGCTATCACAACCATGGATGGGCACATTGCTCGGGATGCTCATCGATTACCCTCGCCTCATTACGCAGAAGAAAGTGGTGCTCGTACACCCGTCATCAGGGGAGGAGCACCCGATCATGCGCCACACACAACTGATGGCGTGCTTACTTTCAGGGAGCAATTGCGAGAACGAGGAATTTCTGAGGCGGGTACAGACATCATCTTGGCCTCTTGGAAACCAGGTACCGAGAAACAATACCGACTGCACCTTAAGAGATGGACACAATTTTGTGATAAATGGAACGTTAGTCCCTTTAATCCCACTGTCTCAAACATTATAAATTTTTTGTCTCAAACTTTCAACAGGAATGTGGGTTATGAAACCATCAACACGGCAAGAAGTGCTCTCTCGTCATTAGGCATTGTGGTGAATGGCTGCAGAGCAG CATTACCTTGCAAGAACGGAGGAGCTCAGACGGGAGCTTTCCCAAGATGA
- the LOC127000078 gene encoding uncharacterized protein LOC127000078 isoform X3, giving the protein MRYRCRSPAVSCQLLVRSRAVRMFLHRVQRVIHRIRQFSRRSAAMSGSEHRAALPPEVPCYRNSRRSTTRSPRDGVRAVSRASSGSSSESPARRQADQGRRHSGNKSRRRMEHARPRASPTREGLPVPSWQVVLDELARLKGDVAKLTASRAPSPQLQRVNFQASTSGQQPPVSPAAFSGFVDSSSEDGEVKEFSPGSSVLLQAAKAFGSLDSASEDIDPQVAAMVNFCFDKGLQEEDYKAIAEDPVTRRPNNCPALAPVECNPQILGALKTDARKADSRLKEVPAEVESRRSESVDGCSPVAITTMDGHIARDAHRLPSPHYAEESGARTPVIRGGAPDHAPHTTDGVLTFREQLRERGISEAGTDIILASWKPGMWVMKPSTRQEVLSRH; this is encoded by the exons GCTGGTACGTTCTCGTGCTGTTCGGATGTTTCTTCACCGTGTTCAGCGTGTGATTCACCGGATTCGCCAATTCTCCCGCAG GTCGGCAGCCATGTCTGGTTCGGAGCACCGCGCAGCCCTTCCACCTGAGGTTCCCTGCTATAGGAATAGTAGGAGGAGTACCACCAGATCTCCAAGGGATGGAGTGAGGGCAGTTTCCCGTGCTAGTAGTGGTAGCTCCAGTGAATCCCCGGCGAGGCGGCAGGCGGATCAAGGTCGCCGCCACAGTGGAAACAAATCACGTCGGCGCATGGAACATGCTCGGCCCCGGGCATCCCCTACACGGGAAGGTTTGCCTGTACCTTCCTGGCAAGTGGTGTTGGACGAATTGGCACGCTTGAAAGGTGATGTTGCAAAACTGACTGCCAGCAGGGCTCCTTCTCCACAACTTCAACGAGTGAATTTCCAGGCGAGCACTTCAGGACAACAGCCACCAGTTTCGCCCGCTGCTTTTTCGGGCTTTGTGGACTCCAGTAGTGAGGACGGGGAGGTTAAGGAGTTTTCTCCGGGCAGCAGTGTTTTGCTGCAGGCTGCCAAGGCTTTCGGGTCCCTTGACAGTGCCTCAGAGGATATTGACCCGCAGGTGGCTGCTATGGTTAACTTCTGCTTTGATAAAGGTCTGCAGGAGGAGGACTACAAGGCGATTGCGGAGGACCCGGTCACCAGGCGTCCTAACAATTGTCCTGCACTTGCACCAGTGGAATGCAACCCACAGATCTTGGGAGCCTTGAAGACGGACGCAAGGAAAGCCGACTCCCGACTGAAGGAA GTGCCTGCAGAAGTTGAAAGCAGAAGGAGCGAGAGTGTGGATGGTTGTTCCCCTGTGGCTATCACAACCATGGATGGGCACATTGCTCGGGATGCTCATCGATTACCCTCGCCTCATTACGCAGAAGAAAGTGGTGCTCGTACACCCGTCATCAGGGGAGGAGCACCCGATCATGCGCCACACACAACTGATGGCGTGCTTACTTTCAGGGAGCAATTGCGAGAACGAGGAATTTCTGAGGCGGGTACAGACATCATCTTGGCCTCTTGGAAACCAG GAATGTGGGTTATGAAACCATCAACACGGCAAGAAGTGCTCTCTCGTCATTAG